In Myxocyprinus asiaticus isolate MX2 ecotype Aquarium Trade chromosome 32, UBuf_Myxa_2, whole genome shotgun sequence, one genomic interval encodes:
- the LOC127422971 gene encoding tripartite motif-containing protein 16-like protein, which translates to MGDIVLVADLPTCSMCSDKLKEKNSEYCSCNVKPSEMEKTQVNGISLIKTKEDMEKQEEGEKDSQTTEESKIQEDLQESEDPQKPQEHQDVLEDVLRPDDVVCDACIDHLYQAKKSCLTCLVSYCETHLRPHLENVKFQSHKLVEPLRDIERRTCETHHCPLELYCCADALCVCQECLLEEHRGHNTVAITEARRKIERELQDKQTDMVKTVTAAENAINKLQVNAVSIEASVKEVHGVIEEQFNILLAAVEQMKKDVSEILEVEERQALRQAEGIRVHLEQRCTDLKKTQTQIEKITKNKNDIDFLQEYSEWKKEVTDVSLPGVYIGLIDRLQSFSRIITQSTKEMCDNLLTSYTNKLKDTCKNDNVGIKTTVYSNIAAKQNMTMPNPKTRDDFLKYATPLCFDADTAHQFLRLTEERKKVTNTTPWQHSYPDLPVRFQHLRQVLTVESFYLGRHYFEVDMRGEGTHVGLTYNSIDRKGSESNSSISGNNFSWCLQWNGRNFSAWHSDVETPLSVQKVTRIGVYVDYSRGMLAFYDVENSMALIHQYQAEFLEPLYPAFWLPKKENVVVLVEPGGALSQTTLSPVSSPP; encoded by the exons ATGGGCGATATAGTTCTGGTGGCAGACCTGCCAACATGCAGCATGTGTTCAGACAAACTCAAGGAGAAGAATTCAGAGTACTGCAGCTGCAATGTGAAGCCTTCAGAGATGGAGAAGACTCAAGTGAATGGGATCTCTCTGATCAAGACCAAAGAAGACATGGAGAAACAGGAAGAAGGAGAGAAAGACAGTCAGACCACAGAGGAGAGCAAGATTCAGGAAGACCTCCAGGAGTCTGAAGACCCTCAGAAACCTCAAGAGCACCAGGACGTTTTGGAGGACGTGCTGAGACCAGATGATGTGGTGTGTGATGCCTGCATTGACCATCTGTATCAGGCCAAGAAGTCATGCCTGACCTGCTTGGTGTCGTACTGTGAGACTCACCTGAGGCCGCACCTGGAGAACGTCAAGTTTCAGAGCCACAAGCTGGTGGAGCCGCTGCGAGACATTGAGAGACGCACATGTGAGACTCACCACTGCCCACTGGAGCTGTACTGCTGCGCTGATGCATTATGTGTGTGTCAGGAGTGTTTGTTAGAGGAACATCGCGGACACAACACTGTTGCCATCACTGAAGCGCGCAGGAAAATAGAG AGAGAGCTTcaggacaaacagacagacatggtGAAGACGGTCACAGCAGCTGAGAACGCCATTAACAAACTACAGGTCAACGCTGTGTCTATTGAG GCGTCTGTGAAAGAGGTGCATGGCGTGATCGAGGAGCAATTCAATATTCTGCTGGCGGCTGTGGAGCAGATGAAGAAGGATGTGAGCGAGATATTGGAGGTGGAAGAACGTCAGGCACTGCGACAGGCTGAAGGAATCCGAGTTCATCTGGAACAACGTTGTACTGACCTGAAGAAAACACAGACACAGATAGAGAAAATCACCAAGAACAAAAATGACATTGACTTCCTGCAG gaGTATTCAGAGTGGAAAAAGGAAGTGACTGACGTGTCTTTACCTGGTGTTTATATCGGCCTCATAGATCGACTTCAGTCCTTCAGCCGCATCATCACGCAATCCACGAAAGAGATGTGCGATAACCTGCTCACCTCATATACCAATAAACTTAAAGACACCTGCAAAAATG ATAATGTGGGCATAAAGACGACGGTTTATTCCAATATTGCAGCAAAACAGAACATGACAATGCCTAACCCGAAGACCAGAGATGACTTCCTTAAAT ATGCCACGCCACTGTGCTTTGATGCAGATACAGCGCATCAGTTTCTTCGtctcacagaagagagaaagaaggtCACAAACACGACACCATGGCAGCACAGCTATCCTGACCTCCCCGTGCGCTTCCAGCACTTGCGACAGGTGCTGACGGTGGAAAGCTTCTACCTAGGCCGTCATTATTTCGAGGTGGATATGCGAGGAGAGGGAACACACGTCGGCCTGACGTACAACAGCATCGACCGCAAGGGCTCTGAGAGCAACAGCAGCATCTCAGGAAATAACTTCTCCTGGTGCCTGCAGTGGAACGGCCGGAACTTCTCCGCATGGCACAGCGATGTGGAGACGCCGCTCAGTGTCCAGAAAGTGACACGGATCGGCGTGTATGTGGACTACTCTCGTGGCATGCTGGCGTTCTATGATGTGGAGAACAGCATGGCCCTCATCCACCAGTACCAGGCAGAGTTTCTCGAGCCGCTCTACCCAGCGTTCTGGCTTCCCAAGAAGGAGAACGTTGTGGTTTTGGTGGAGCCTGGAGGAGCACTATCTCAGACAACCCTGTCTCCTGTTTCCTCTCCTCCATAA